A DNA window from Pyrus communis chromosome 3, drPyrComm1.1, whole genome shotgun sequence contains the following coding sequences:
- the LOC137729462 gene encoding ABC transporter G family member 22-like, giving the protein MDFGKDHREFDCDSAFVEGGLNEAAKTPKSTGNNDISVIQENVGCCMTTSTCITQHEEKKNNEDGILRKLGRRSFEKKMEPPSGRMIHKTESFGSHLLINMDEGNSNTVTESFDKRGSILSRTSSNGLGNSLSLAEGDISDNIALRVQSPKQRTKSMSTEEGGPDADKGRNLHVEPSLPIYLKFQDVKHKVAAAKGMKSSNAEYILHGITGSVLPGEVLALMGPSGGGKTTLLNLLSGRVKLKTGTITYNDQPYTKFLKRRIGFVMQDDLLFSHLTVKETLTYAALLRLPLTLTRNQKKERAMNVINELGLERCQDTLIGGTFVKGVSGGERKRVCIGNEILLNPSLLFLDEPTSGLDSTSALRILQMLHIIAKAGKTVVTTIHQPSSRIFNKFDKLILLGRGSSLYFGKASESMTYFSSIGCAPLIAMNPAEFLIDLANGNTNDKSLPTELEDGRPSTVDVHEFLVEANQIRLAEMKKTKLLSYVQTDGENMLQGKGMTYLRESNATWCEQFSILFRRGLKERRHEYLSCLRVFQVVSTALIIGLLWWQSDTSSRRQLQDQAGLLFFISVFWTFFPLFTAVFTFPQERAILAKERSVEMYKLSAYFLARNTSDIPLDLLLPLAFLVIVYLMTGLKLTFTAFIQTMLTIFLSIVASQGLGLTIGAAFVDVKKATTLASIVVMTFMLSGGFFIKKVPSNVSWIRYISFNYHSYRLLLKIQYGCPSGSGTSGNETCESQLIKELRLDSGVTEVGAMIVMIIGYRLLAYLFLRAMKFRTMI; this is encoded by the exons ATGGACTTTGGCAAAGATCATCGTGAGTTCGACTGTGACTCTGCTTTTGTTGAGGGGGGTTTGAATGAAGCTGCAAAAACACCCAAGAGTACCGGAAACAATGACATAAGTGTAATCCAAGAAAACGTTGGCTGCTGTATGACAACTTCAACTTGTATAACTCAgcatgaagaaaagaaaaataatgaagatGGAATATTGCGCAAACTTGGAAGACGAAGTTTTGAGAAGAAAATGGAACCACCAAGTGGGAGAATGATTCACAAAACAGAGTCATTTGGCTCCCACCTACTAATCAACATGGATGAAGGTAATAGCAATACCGTTACTGAAAGCTTTGACAAGAGAGGTTCCATATTAAGCAGGACTTCTAGCAATGGCTTAggaaattctctctctcttgctgAAGGAGACATCTCAGATAATATTGCCTTGAGAGTGCAGAGTCCAAAACAACGCA CTAAGTCTATGTCAACTGAAGAAGGAGGTCCAGATGCAGACAAAGGGAGAAATCTCCATGTGGAACCCAGCTTACCAATTTATCTCAAG TTCCAAGATGTCAAGCATAAGGTTGCTGCTGCAAAGGGTATGAAAAGCTCAAATGCAGAGTACATACTGCATGGAATCACTGGCTCAGTGCTTCCAGGAGAGGTTCTTGCTCTAATGGGACCTTCTGGAGGTGGCAAAACCACTTTGCTGAATCTCCTCAGTGGAAGAGTGAAACTCAAAACCGGTACCATCACTTACAATGACCAACCATACACCAAGTTTCTCAAACGGAG GATTGGATTTGTAATGCAAGATGATCTTCTGTTCTCCCATCTTACAGTCAAAGAAACTCTAACTTATGCTGCTCTACTCCGTCTTCCACTTACCTTAACCAGAaatcagaaaaaagaaagggCCATGAATGTGATTAATGAGCTAGGCCTAGAAag GTGCCAGGATACACTTATTGGTGGCACATTTGTTAAAGGAGTTTCTGGTGGTGAGAGGAAAAGAGTGTGCATTGGAAATGAAATCCTGCTCAATCCATCACTTCTGTTCTTAGACGAACCAACTTCCGGTCTTGATTCAACCTCAGCACTTCGAATACTTCAGATGCTCCACATTATTGCAAAG GCTGGCAAGACAGTGGTGACTACAATACATCAACCGTCTAGTAGAATATTTAACAAGTTTGATAAACTCATCCTCTTGGGTAGAGGAAGCTCCTTGTACTTTGGAAAAGCCTCTGAATCGATGACATACTTCTCCTCAATCGGTTGTGCACCGCTTATAGCTATGAACCCCGCAGAGTTTCTCATTGATCTTGCAAATGGTAACACAAATGACAAATCACTTCCAACAGAACTGGAGGATGGAAGGCCTTCCACGGTTGATGTCCACGAG TTTCTGGTAGAGGCCAATCAAATCAGACTTGcagaaatgaaaaaaacaaagcTCCTAAGTTATGTGCAGACAGACGGGGAGAACATGTTGCAAGGCAAAGGGATGACATACTTGAGGGAATCAAATGCAACTTGGTGCGAACAGTTTTCAATTCTTTTTAGGAGGGGCCTTAAGGAGAGACGCCACGAATACTTAAGCTGTTTGCGTGTATTTCAAGTTGTCTCAACTGCTCTAATAATAGGACTCCTATGGTGGCAGTCTGATACTTCTTCCCGAAGACAGCTTCAAGATCAAGCAGGATTGTTATTCTTCATTTCAGTATTTTGGACCTTCTTCCCTTTATTCACTGCAGTTTTCACATTTCCGCAAGAAAGAGCAATACTTGCTAAAGAGAGATCAGTGGAGATGTACAAACTCAGTGCATACTTTTTAGCTAGAAAcactagtgatattcctctggATCTCCTGCTGCCGTTAGCCTTCCTCGTCATTGTTTACTTAATGACAGGCTTGAAGCTGACCTTTACTGCATTTATCCAAACAATGCTAACAATTTTCCTCAGCATTGTCGCCTCTCAG GGTCTTGGATTGACCATAGGTGCAGCATTTGTCGATGTGAAAAAGGCAACAACGCTAGCTTCCATCGTCGTTATGACCTTTATGTTATCTGGTGGATTCTTTATCAAG AAAGTTCCATCAAATGTTTCGTGGATACGCTATATCTCGTTCAACTACCACTCTTACAGGCTGCTACTGAAAATTCAGTATGGTTGCCCATCAGGTTCAGGTACCTCTGGAAATGAAACATGTGAGTCTCAATTAATCAAAGAATTAAGACTGGATTCAGGTGTGACGGAAGTTGGAGCTATGATTGTGATGATCATTGGGTATAGGTTACTAGCCTATTTATTTCTCAGGGCAATGAAATTCAGGACTATGATATAG